A region of Polynucleobacter sp. JS-Mosq-20-D10 DNA encodes the following proteins:
- the purM gene encoding phosphoribosylformylglycinamidine cyclo-ligase, whose protein sequence is MNSPTNSSSKGLSYRDAGVDIDAGDDLVDRIKPLAKKTMREGVLAGIGGFGALFEVPKRYKEPVLVSGTDGVGTKLRLAFEWNRHDTIGQDLVAMSVNDILVQGAEPLFFLDYFACGKLTVDIAATVVGGIAQGCELSGCALIGGETAEMPGMYPPGEYDLAGFAVGAVEKSKIITGATIAPGDIVLAIASSGAHSNGYSLVRKIIERAGAKPTDDLGGRPLGDVVMAPTQIYVKPLLKLIGEINVKGMAHITGGGLVDNVPRVLPENLQAVLHRDSWQMPELFRWLQMKGGVADAEMVRVFNCGIGMVVIVSTDQADAAIQSLKAEGLHAWTVGEVVERPAGAPQTIVI, encoded by the coding sequence ATGAACTCACCTACCAATTCTTCCTCAAAAGGCCTTTCCTACCGTGACGCTGGTGTCGATATTGATGCTGGGGATGACCTGGTGGATCGCATTAAGCCTTTGGCCAAGAAAACGATGCGTGAAGGCGTGCTAGCTGGGATTGGCGGATTTGGTGCCCTGTTTGAGGTTCCAAAACGCTACAAAGAGCCAGTTTTGGTATCGGGTACTGACGGTGTTGGCACTAAGCTGAGATTGGCCTTTGAGTGGAATCGTCACGATACGATCGGCCAGGATTTGGTGGCGATGAGCGTGAACGACATTTTGGTTCAGGGTGCTGAACCCCTCTTTTTCTTAGATTACTTCGCTTGCGGCAAGCTCACTGTGGATATTGCAGCCACGGTTGTTGGCGGAATTGCCCAAGGTTGTGAGTTATCTGGTTGCGCACTCATCGGTGGCGAAACTGCTGAGATGCCCGGTATGTATCCTCCAGGTGAATACGACCTAGCAGGCTTTGCTGTTGGTGCAGTTGAAAAATCCAAAATTATTACTGGTGCAACGATTGCCCCGGGCGATATCGTTTTGGCGATTGCTTCGAGCGGTGCGCATTCCAATGGCTATTCACTAGTTCGTAAAATTATTGAGCGTGCTGGGGCTAAGCCGACTGATGATTTGGGTGGCCGACCTTTGGGTGATGTAGTAATGGCTCCTACACAAATTTATGTGAAGCCTTTGCTGAAGTTGATTGGAGAGATCAATGTAAAGGGCATGGCTCACATCACTGGCGGCGGCCTAGTGGATAACGTACCCCGCGTACTCCCAGAAAATCTTCAAGCAGTATTGCATCGCGATAGCTGGCAAATGCCAGAACTGTTCCGCTGGTTGCAGATGAAGGGTGGCGTAGCCGATGCAGAAATGGTGCGTGTATTTAATTGCGGTATTGGTATGGTGGTAATTGTGTCTACCGATCAAGC
- a CDS encoding AI-2E family transporter, which produces MAEIFTPFLTAFILAYALRPVCLWLERHRLPRAAAAGIAMIIGLVVVFLILTLFITLLKTEIPLIKAQFPTWLQNTQAWLGPKLSELHINVDWGTLKSSATQKITTHLNDNSDALMSSTLETVLMSGSSVIAGFVNAVLILFVMFYLLIDWNHFFKLVRTIVPVRAQETIHHLAMHADGLLSQYLRGMLIVISIMSVFYSLGLSVIGVQGAAALGVFTALMIVIPYIGITLGFTLAVLAALLQFGPGGAIISVLVLYGLGQFIEGFFLTPRLVGERIGLHPVAVLFALLLFGKLFGFFGVLLALPISAVGLVLLQYGWARYTQSPWYQK; this is translated from the coding sequence ATGGCTGAAATTTTTACCCCTTTTCTGACTGCATTTATTCTGGCTTATGCCCTGCGCCCAGTTTGCTTGTGGCTTGAGAGGCATCGCCTACCCCGCGCAGCGGCCGCCGGGATTGCCATGATTATTGGCCTGGTCGTCGTATTTTTAATACTGACCCTCTTTATTACCCTCCTTAAAACCGAAATCCCCCTGATTAAGGCTCAATTTCCGACTTGGCTCCAAAATACGCAAGCCTGGCTTGGCCCCAAGTTAAGTGAATTGCACATTAATGTAGATTGGGGCACTCTCAAGTCAAGTGCGACTCAAAAAATTACCACGCACCTCAACGACAACTCTGATGCGCTCATGTCCTCCACCTTGGAGACAGTGCTGATGTCAGGCAGCTCGGTTATTGCAGGATTCGTTAATGCAGTTTTGATCTTGTTTGTGATGTTTTATTTATTAATCGACTGGAACCATTTCTTCAAACTCGTTAGAACGATTGTTCCAGTCCGCGCACAAGAGACGATTCACCACCTCGCAATGCATGCCGATGGTTTACTCTCGCAATACCTCCGGGGTATGCTGATTGTGATTTCGATCATGTCAGTTTTCTACAGCCTAGGGTTAAGTGTCATCGGGGTTCAAGGTGCGGCGGCCTTAGGCGTCTTTACTGCGCTCATGATTGTGATTCCCTATATCGGCATTACCCTTGGCTTTACTCTAGCCGTCCTTGCGGCCCTTTTGCAGTTTGGGCCTGGTGGCGCAATTATTAGCGTCCTCGTGCTGTACGGATTGGGTCAATTCATTGAAGGCTTCTTTCTCACGCCACGCCTCGTGGGTGAGCGAATTGGCTTACATCCCGTTGCCGTGCTCTTTGCCTTATTGTTATTTGGAAAGTTATTTGGTTTCTTCGGCGTCTTACTCGCATTACCCATCAGCGCTGTGGGTTTAGTGCTTTTGCAATATGGTTGGGCACGCTACACCCAAAGTCCGTGGTACCAAAAGTAA